The Alkalihalobacillus sp. LMS6 genomic interval ATGTCATCTGTGCTTAACCATTTAATCGATTGTGATATGATGGATGAAACGACAATCAAAAAGTGGAGGCGTTCTTATGGCTACAATTGATACTTTTAACAAACTTGATATTCGTGTAGGAACCATCGTTGAAGCTGAGTTATTTACCGAAGCACAAAAACCTGCAATGAAACTGCAAGTGGATTTAGGGGAATTAGGTATAAAAGCGTCTTCAGCTCAAATCACAAAACGTTATCAGCCTGAAGAATTAGTGGGAAAACAAGTCTTAGCCGTTGTTAACTTTCCTGCAATGAAAATTGCTGGCTATACGTCGGAGATTCTCGTGCTCGGAGCTGTGCCGGGAGAAGACGATGTAGTCTTGATTCAACCTGAGACGAATGTTGCAAATGGAACGAGAGTCGGCTAATAGATGAATTGGGGATAACTCAATTTAATGTGGTGAGATTATCCACATAAAGCGGATACATCCACATTTTTATGTGTATAACTTGTAACTTATCCACTTTTTGTGCTTGGATCATGTGTACAAATTGTTTTTGAAGAAAGAAAACTTTTTAAGTGATTTTAAGTGATTAAAAAAAACGCTTAGAAAAACTTACATTATTACTTTTATTCACTTATAATAGAGGATGGGAATTGTCCCTATTGCTCAAGCCTAAAAAGAGTAGCACCACTAATGCTGCTCTTTGGGTGATTGAGCGAACCTCATTTGCGACGCTACGTCTTTTTTTTATATACTAGTAATAACATCGTTCGAGCATTCGAATGAAATACTTACATTGACTGAGGGTTATGGCGAGCATGTTAACAACACTTAAAGATGAACAGTTTGATGAGCTTTATCAGCTATTTGAGGAAAGTTTTCCACAAGACGAATTTCGCTCGTATACTGTCCAAAAAGGATTATTGGACAGAGAAAATTACAACGTATACATTTACGAGCAGAATCAAGACATTGCTGCTTTTTTTGCTGTGTGGGAAACAGAAGACTTTGTTTTCCTGGAACACTTTGCTGTTAGAGAAGCCTATCGTAACGGAGGCTTAGGGGGGAAGCTTTTAAAGCATATGCTTGAAGAAGTAAACAAGCCAGTAATCATTGAAGTAGAGCCACCAGATGACGAATTAAAGCAACGTCGTGTTGCCTTCTACGAACGCAACGGCTTTCACTTCAGTTCGTACGGCTACATTCAACCTGCGCTAGGAGAAGATAGACAGCCGATGCCATTAAACGTAATGGCTTATCCACAACCGTTAAACGATGAGCGGTTTTATGTATTCAAAGACTGGATTTTTGCTGAATTATACAATTAACGTTTAATGACGA includes:
- a CDS encoding tRNA-binding protein, producing the protein MATIDTFNKLDIRVGTIVEAELFTEAQKPAMKLQVDLGELGIKASSAQITKRYQPEELVGKQVLAVVNFPAMKIAGYTSEILVLGAVPGEDDVVLIQPETNVANGTRVG
- a CDS encoding GNAT family N-acetyltransferase produces the protein MLTTLKDEQFDELYQLFEESFPQDEFRSYTVQKGLLDRENYNVYIYEQNQDIAAFFAVWETEDFVFLEHFAVREAYRNGGLGGKLLKHMLEEVNKPVIIEVEPPDDELKQRRVAFYERNGFHFSSYGYIQPALGEDRQPMPLNVMAYPQPLNDERFYVFKDWIFAELYN